One window from the genome of Microtus ochrogaster isolate Prairie Vole_2 unplaced genomic scaffold, MicOch1.0 UNK111, whole genome shotgun sequence encodes:
- the Rbbp6 gene encoding E3 ubiquitin-protein ligase RBBP6 isoform X4, with protein sequence MSCVHYKFSSKLNYDTVTFDGLHISLCDLKKQIMGREKLKAADSDLQITNAQTKEEYTDDNALIPKNSSVIVRRIPIGGVKSTSKTYVISRTEPVMGTTKAIDDSSASISLAQLTKTANLAEANASEEDKIKAMMSQSGHEYDPINYMKKPLGPPPPSYTCFRCGKPGHYIKNCPTNGDKNFESGPRIKKSTGIPRSFMMEVKDPNMKGAMLTNTGKYAIPTIDAEAYAIGKKEKPPFLPEEPSSSSEEDDPIPDELLCLICKDIMTDAVVIPCCGNSYCDECIRTALLESDEHTCPTCHQNDVSPDALIANKFLRQAVNNFKNETGYTKRLRKQLPPPPPPIPPPRPLIQRNLQPLMRSPISRQQDPLMIPVTSSSAHPTPSIASLSSNPSSLTPSVPGNPSSAPAPVPDITATVSISVHSEKSDGPFRDSDNKLLPAAALASEHSKGASSIAITALMEEKGYQVPVLGTPSLLGQSLLHGQLIPTTGPVRINAARPGGGRPGWEHSNKLGYLVSPPQQIRRGERSCYRSINRGRHHSERSQRTQGPSLPATPVFVPVPPPPLYPPPPHTLPLPPGVPPPQFSPQFPPGQPPPAGYSVPPPGFPPAPANMSTPWVSSGVQTAHSNTIPTTQAPPLSREEFYREQRRLKEESKSPYSGSSYSRSSYTYSKSRSGSTRSRSYSRSFSRSHSRSYSRSPPYPRRGRGKSRNYRSRSRSHGYHRSRSRSPPYRRYHSRSRSPQAFRGQSPTKRNVPQGETEREYFNRYREVPPPYDIKAYYGRSVDFRDPFEKERYREWERKYREWYEKYYKGYAVGAQPRPSANREDFSPERLLPLNIRNSPFTRGRREDYAAGQSHRNRNLAGNYPEKLSTRDSHNQKDNTKSKEKDSETIPGDNKGNKHKKHRKRRKGEESESFLNPELLETSRKSRESSGVDDTKTDTLFVLPSRDDATPVRDEPMEAESITFKSVSEKDKREKDKPKVKSDKTKRKSDGSATAKKESVLKPSKGSQEKIDGEREKSPRSEPPLKKAKEEAAKTDSVKPSSLSQKDDKVTGTPRKAHSKSAKEHQETKPVKEEKVKRDSSKDIKSEKPASKDEKAKKTEKNKLLDSKGEKRKRKTEEKNVDKDFESSSMKISKVEGAEIVKPSPKRKMEGDVEKLERTPEKDKITSSTAPAKKIKLNRETGKKIGSAENTSTTKEPSEKMESTSSKIKQEKVKGKAKRKVAGTEGSSSTLVDYTSTSSTGGSPVRKSEEKTDTKRTVIKTMEEYNNDNTAPAEDVIIMIQVPQSKWDKDDFESEEEDVKSTHPIQSVGKPSSIIKNVTTRPSAATKYTEKESEQSEKIQKLTKEVSHEMTQHEVKSSKGSASSEKGRTKDRDHSAVLEKEIPDKRKSSTQPEKESTVDRLSEQGNCKNLSQSSKETRTSDKHESIRGSSNKDFTPGRDKKVDYDNREYSSSKRRDERNELARRKDSPPRSKDSSSGQKSKPREERDLPKKGTESKKSSSSPPRDKKSHDHKTPCDTKRSCEETKSVDKTSVKEREKHAAEARNGKESSCSKLPYIPNPPDPTPAEKELVVGQVDKNTIKPKPQFSHSSRLSSDLTRETDEAAFEPDYNESDSESNMSVKEEEAVSSVSKDLKEKAAEKAKESLTIAVASQPGADRSQSQSSPSVSPSRSHSPSGSQTRSHSSSASSAGSQDSKKKKKKKEKKKHKKHKKHKKHKKHAGADGDAEKSQKHKHKKKKAKKSKDKEKDDQKAKSVTV encoded by the exons ATTGATGACTCTTCTGCATCTATTTCTCTGGCCCAGCTTacaaag ACTGCCAATCTGGCTGAAGCCAATGCTTCTGAGGAAGATAAAATTAAAGCAATGATGTCGCAGTCTGGCCATGAATACGACCCAATCAA ttacaTGAAGAAACCTCTAGGCCCACCACctccatcttatacctgtttCCGTTGTGGTAAACCTGGTCATTATATTAAGAATTGCCCAACAAACGGG GATAAGAACTTTGAGTCTGGCCCTAGAATCAAAAAGAGCACTGGAATTCCTCGAAGTTTTATGATGGAAGTGAAAGACCCTAATATGAAAGGTGCAATGCTTACAAACACCGGGAAATACGCAATCCCAACTATAGATGC AGAGGCCTATGCAATcgggaagaaagagaagccacCCTTTTTACCAGAGGAACCATCATCATCTTCAGAAGAAGACGATCCTATTCCAGATGAGCTCTTGTGCCTCATCTGCAAGGACATTATGACTGACGCCGTTGTCATTCCCTGCTGTGGAAACAGTTACTGTGATGAAT GTATTAGGACAGCACTCCTGGAATCAGATGAACATACGTGTCCAACATGTCATCAGAACGATGTTTCTCCTGATGCTTTAATTGCCAACAAGTTTTTACGACAG GCTGTTAATAACTTCAAAAATGAAACTGGCTATACAAAAAGACTACGAAAACAGTtacctccaccccctcccccaataccACCACCAAGACCACTCATTCAGCGGAACCTGCAGCCTCTGATGAGATCTCCAATATCAAGACAGCAGGATCCTCTGATGATTCCAGTGACGTCTTCCTCAGCTCACCCAACTCCCTCTATAGCCTCATTAAGTTCAAATCCATCTTCCTTGACTccttctgtgcctggaaatccatCTTCTGCCCCAGCTCCAGTACCTGATATAACTGCAACAGTGTCTATATCAGTTCATTCAGAAAAGTCAGATGGTCCTTTTCG GGATTCTGATAATAAATTATTACCAGCTGCTGCCCTCGCATCAGAACATTCTAAGGGAGCCTCCTCAATTGCAATTACTGCTCTTATGGAGGAAAAG GGTTACCAAGTGCCTGTCCTTGGAACTCCATCTTTGTTGGGACAGTCATTATTACATGGACAGTTGATCCCCACAACTG GTCCAGTAAGAATAAATGCTGCACGCCCAGGTGGTGGTCGACCAGGTTGGGAACA TTCCAACAAACTTGGGTACCTGGTTTCTCCACCACAACAAAttagaagaggggaaagaagttGTTACAG AAGTATAAACCGCGGGCGACACCACAGCGAACGATCACAGAGGACTCAAGGCCCATCACTACCAGCAACACCAGTCTTTGTGCCTGTTCCACCACCTCCTTTGTATCCGCCGCCTCCCCAtacacttcctcttcctccaggtgtTCCTCCCCCACAGTTCTCTCCTCAGTTTCCTCCTGGCCAGCCCCCACCTGCAGGATATAGTGTCCCTCCTCCAGGGTTTCCACCAGCTCCTGCCAATATGTCAACACCCTGGGTGTCATCAGGAGTTCAGACTGCCCATTCAAATACCATCCCTACAACACAAGCACCACCTTTGTCCAGGGAAGAATTCTATAGAGAGCAACGACGATTAAAGGAAGA gtctAAATCTCCCTATAGTGGTTCATCATATTCAAGAAGTTCATACACTTACTCAAAGTCAAGATCTGGCTCCACACGGTCCCGCTCTTACTCTCGATCCTTCAGCCGCTCTCACTCTCGTTCCTATTCACGATCACCTCCATaccccaggagaggcagaggcaagagccgAAATTACCGGTCACGGTCCAGATCTCATGGATATCACCGATCTAGGTCAAGGTCACCTCCATATAGACGTTATCATTCACGGTCAAGATCTCCTCAAGCATTTAGGGGACAGTCTCCCACTAAACGCAATGTACCTCAAGGTGAAACCGAGCGTGAGTATTTTAATAGATACAGAGAAGTTCCACCCCCTTACGACATCAAAGCCTATTATGGACGGAGTGTCGACTTTAGAGACCCATTTGAGAAAGAACGCTACCGGGAATGGGAGAGGAAATACCGAGAGTGGTATGAAAAGTACTACAAAGGATATGCTGTGGGGGCACAGCCTAGACCCTCAGCTAACAGAGAGGACTTCTCCCCAGAGAGACTTTTACCTCTTAATATCAGAAATTCTCCCTTCACAAGAGGGCGCAGAGAAGACTATGCTGCTGGACAAAGTCATAGAAATAGGAATCTAGCTGGCAACTATCCAGAAAAGCTTTCAACAAGAGATAGTCACAATCAGAAAGATAACACAAAATCAAAAGAGAAGGATAGTGAGACCATTCCAGGAGACAATAAAGGAAACAAGcataagaaacacagaaaacgaagaaagggggaggagagtgAGAGCTTCCTGAACCCCGAACTGTTAGAAACATCTAGGAAATCCAGAGAGTCATCAGGCGTTGACGACACTAAGACAGATACACTGTTTGTTCTCCCAAGTAGAGATGATGCTACACCTGTTAGGGATGAACCAATGGAGGCAGAATCAATCACTTTCAAATCAGTGTCtgaaaaagacaagagagaaaaagataagccaaaagttaaaagtgaCAAAACCAAACGGAAAAGTGACGGATCTGCTACAGCCAAGAAGGAAAGTGTTTTAAAACCTTCTAAAGGATCCCAAGAAAAAATAGATGGGGAGCGTGAAAAATCTCCACGGTCTGAACCTCCACTTAAAAAAGCCAAAGAGGAGGCTGCAAAGACTGACTCTGTAAAACCTTCATCATTGTCTCAGAAGGATGACAAGGTCACCGGAACGCCCAGAAAAGCCCACTCTAAGTCTGCAAAAGAACATCAGGAGACAAAGCCAGTCAAGGAGGAGAAGGTGAAAAGGGACAGTTCCAAAGACATCAAGTCAGAAAAGCCAGCCAGTAAAGATGAAAAAGccaagaaaactgagaaaaataagcTGCTTGATagcaagggagaaaaaagaaagagaaaaactgaagaaaagaatgtaGATAAAGATTTTGAGTCATCGTCAATGAAAATCTCTAAAGTAGAAGGAGCTGAAATAGTGAAACCATCACCAAAGCGCAAAATGGAAGGTGATGTTGAAAAGCTAGAAAGGACCCCAGAAAAGGACAAGATCACATCATCAACTGCCCCAGccaaaaaaatcaaacttaacagagaaactgGGAAAAAAATTGGAAGTGCAGAAAATACATCTACTACAAAAGAACCCTCTGAAAAAATGGAGTCAACATCTAGCAAGATTAAACAGGAAAAAGTCAAGGGAAAGGCCAAACGAAAAGTAGCTGGGACTGAAGGCTCCAGCTCCACGCTTGTGGATTATACCAG taCAAGCTCAACTGGAGGCAGTCCTGTGCGGAAAtctgaagaaaagacagatacaAAGAGAACAGTCATTAAAACTATGGAGGAATATAATAATGATAACACAGCTCCTGCTGAAGATGTTATAATTATGATCCAGGTTCCTCAGTCCAAATGGgataaagatgactttgaatcTGAAGAAGAAGATGTTAAATCCACACATCCTATACAGAGTGTAGGGAAACCATCTAGTATTATAAAAAATGTTACTACTAGGCCCTCAGCTGCAACCAAGTACACTGAGAAAGAAAGTGAGCAGTCAGAGAAAATTCAGAAGCTCACCAAGGAGGTGAGCCATGAAATGACACAACATGAGGTCAAAAGCTCAAAAGGCTCTGCGTCCAGTGAAAAAGGGAGAACCAAAGACCGGGACCACTCGGCGGTATTAGAGAAGGAAATCCCTGACAAGAGGAAGAGCAGCACCCAGCCAGAGAAGGAGAGCACTGTGGACCGTCTGAGTGAACAGGGAAATTGTAAGAATCTGTCTCAGTCTTCTAAAGAgaccaggacttcagataagcatGAATCCATTCGTGGTTCCTCAAATAAGGACTTCACTCCTGGTAGAGATAAGAAAGTGGACTATGACAACAGAGAATATTCCAGTTCCAAGCGAAGAGATGAGAGAAATGAGCTAGCAAGAAGGAAGGACTCTCCTCCTCGGAGTAAAGATTCTTCATCTGGACAGAAAAGTAAgccaagggaggagagagattTGCCTAAAAAGGGGACAGAGTCCAAAAAAAGCAGTTCTAGTCCCCCAAGAGACAAAAAGTCTCATGATCATAAAACCCCCTGTGATACGAAACGCTCATGTGAAGAGACAAAGTCTGTAGATAAAACCTCTGTCAAGGAACGGGAGAAGCATGCTGCTGAGGCTCGAAATGGGAAAGAGTCCAGCTGCAGCAAGTTGCCATATATTCCGAACCCTCCAGATCCCACTCCAGCTGAGAAAGAGCTGGTTGTCGGACAGGTTGATAAGAACACCATCAAGCCAAAACCTCAGTTCAGTCATTCCTCTCGACTTTCCTCTGATCTAACTAGAGAGACCGATGAGGCTGCTTTTGAACCAGACTATAATGAGAGTGACAGTGAGAGTAATATGTCTgtgaaggaagaggaggctgtCTCCAGTGTCTCCAAGGACTTGaaagagaaagcagcagagaaagcaaaggagagcTTGACTATAGcagtggccagccagccaggtGCAGACAGGAGCCAGAGTCAGAGTAGCCCCAGTGTTAGTCCAAGTAGAAGTCACAGCCCTTCCGGTAGCCAGACCCGAAGCCACAGCAGCAGTGCCAGCTCAGCAGGAAGCCAAGacagcaagaagaagaagaagaagaaagaaaagaagaagcacaAGAAGCATAAAAAGCACAAGAAGCATAAGAAGCATGCAGGTGCGGATGGGGACGCCGAGAAGagccagaaacacaaacacaagaagaAGAAGGCAAAGAAGAGCAAGGACAAGGAGAAAGATGACCAAAAAGCGAAATCTGTCACTGTGTGA
- the Rbbp6 gene encoding E3 ubiquitin-protein ligase RBBP6 isoform X3: MSCVHYKFSSKLNYDTVTFDGLHISLCDLKKQIMGREKLKAADSDLQITNAQTKEEYTDDNALIPKNSSVIVRRIPIGGVKSTSKTYVISRTEPVMGTTKAIDDSSASISLAQLTKTANLAEANASEEDKIKAMMSQSGHEYDPINYMKKPLGPPPPSYTCFRCGKPGHYIKNCPTNGDKNFESGPRIKKSTGIPRSFMMEVKDPNMKGAMLTNTGKYAIPTIDAEAYAIGKKEKPPFLPEEPSSSSEEDDPIPDELLCLICKDIMTDAVVIPCCGNSYCDECIRTALLESDEHTCPTCHQNDVSPDALIANKFLRQAVNNFKNETGYTKRLRKQLPPPPPPIPPPRPLIQRNLQPLMRSPISRQQDPLMIPVTSSSAHPTPSIASLSSNPSSLTPSVPGNPSSAPAPVPDITATVSISVHSEKSDGPFRDSDNKLLPAAALASEHSKGASSIAITALMEEKGYQVPVLGTPSLLGQSLLHGQLIPTTGPVRINAARPGGGRPGWEHSNKLGYLVSPPQQIRRGERSCYRSINRGRHHSERSQRTQGPSLPATPVFVPVPPPPLYPPPPHTLPLPPGVPPPQFSPQFPPGQPPPAGYSVPPPGFPPAPANMSTPWVSSGVQTAHSNTIPTTQAPPLSREEFYREQRRLKEEEKKKSKLDEFTNDFAKELMEYKKIQKERRRSFSRSKSPYSGSSYSRSSYTYSKSRSGSTRSRSYSRSFSRSHSRSYSRSPPYPRRGRGKSRNYRSRSRSHGYHRSRSRSPPYRRYHSRSRSPQAFRGQSPTKRNVPQGETEREYFNRYREVPPPYDIKAYYGRSVDFRDPFEKERYREWERKYREWYEKYYKGYAVGAQPRPSANREDFSPERLLPLNIRNSPFTRGRREDYAAGQSHRNRNLAGNYPEKLSTRDSHNQKDNTKSKEKDSETIPGDNKGNKHKKHRKRRKGEESESFLNPELLETSRKSRESSGVDDTKTDTLFVLPSRDDATPVRDEPMEAESITFKSVSEKDKREKDKPKVKSDKTKRKSDGSATAKKESVLKPSKGSQEKIDGEREKSPRSEPPLKKAKEEAAKTDSVKPSSLSQKDDKVTGTPRKAHSKSAKEHQETKPVKEEKVKRDSSKDIKSEKPASKDEKAKKTEKNKLLDSKGEKRKRKTEEKNVDKDFESSSMKISKVEGAEIVKPSPKRKMEGDVEKLERTPEKDKITSSTAPAKKIKLNRETGKKIGSAENTSTTKEPSEKMESTSSKIKQEKVKGKAKRKVAGTEGSSSTLVDYTSTSSTGGSPVRKSEEKTDTKRTVIKTMEEYNNDNTAPAEDVIIMIQVPQSKWDKDDFESEEEDVKSTHPIQSVGKPSSIIKNVTTRPSAATKYTEKESEQSEKIQKLTKEVSHEMTQHEVKSSKGSASSEKGRTKDRDHSAVLEKEIPDKRKSSTQPEKESTVDRLSEQGNCKNLSQSSKETRTSDKHESIRGSSNKDFTPGRDKKVDYDNREYSSSKRRDERNELARRKDSPPRSKDSSSGQKSKPREERDLPKKGTESKKSSSSPPRDKKSHDHKTPCDTKRSCEETKSVDKTSVKEREKHAAEARNGKESSCSKLPYIPNPPDPTPAEKELVVGQVDKNTIKPKPQFSHSSRLSSDLTRETDEAAFEPDYNESDSESNMSVKEEEAVSSVSKDLKEKAAEKAKESLTIAVASQPGADRSQSQSSPSVSPSRSHSPSGSQTRSHSSSASSAGSQDSKKKKKKKEKKKHKKHKKHKKHKKHAGADGDAEKSQKHKHKKKKAKKSKDKEKDDQKAKSVTV; this comes from the exons ATTGATGACTCTTCTGCATCTATTTCTCTGGCCCAGCTTacaaag ACTGCCAATCTGGCTGAAGCCAATGCTTCTGAGGAAGATAAAATTAAAGCAATGATGTCGCAGTCTGGCCATGAATACGACCCAATCAA ttacaTGAAGAAACCTCTAGGCCCACCACctccatcttatacctgtttCCGTTGTGGTAAACCTGGTCATTATATTAAGAATTGCCCAACAAACGGG GATAAGAACTTTGAGTCTGGCCCTAGAATCAAAAAGAGCACTGGAATTCCTCGAAGTTTTATGATGGAAGTGAAAGACCCTAATATGAAAGGTGCAATGCTTACAAACACCGGGAAATACGCAATCCCAACTATAGATGC AGAGGCCTATGCAATcgggaagaaagagaagccacCCTTTTTACCAGAGGAACCATCATCATCTTCAGAAGAAGACGATCCTATTCCAGATGAGCTCTTGTGCCTCATCTGCAAGGACATTATGACTGACGCCGTTGTCATTCCCTGCTGTGGAAACAGTTACTGTGATGAAT GTATTAGGACAGCACTCCTGGAATCAGATGAACATACGTGTCCAACATGTCATCAGAACGATGTTTCTCCTGATGCTTTAATTGCCAACAAGTTTTTACGACAG GCTGTTAATAACTTCAAAAATGAAACTGGCTATACAAAAAGACTACGAAAACAGTtacctccaccccctcccccaataccACCACCAAGACCACTCATTCAGCGGAACCTGCAGCCTCTGATGAGATCTCCAATATCAAGACAGCAGGATCCTCTGATGATTCCAGTGACGTCTTCCTCAGCTCACCCAACTCCCTCTATAGCCTCATTAAGTTCAAATCCATCTTCCTTGACTccttctgtgcctggaaatccatCTTCTGCCCCAGCTCCAGTACCTGATATAACTGCAACAGTGTCTATATCAGTTCATTCAGAAAAGTCAGATGGTCCTTTTCG GGATTCTGATAATAAATTATTACCAGCTGCTGCCCTCGCATCAGAACATTCTAAGGGAGCCTCCTCAATTGCAATTACTGCTCTTATGGAGGAAAAG GGTTACCAAGTGCCTGTCCTTGGAACTCCATCTTTGTTGGGACAGTCATTATTACATGGACAGTTGATCCCCACAACTG GTCCAGTAAGAATAAATGCTGCACGCCCAGGTGGTGGTCGACCAGGTTGGGAACA TTCCAACAAACTTGGGTACCTGGTTTCTCCACCACAACAAAttagaagaggggaaagaagttGTTACAG AAGTATAAACCGCGGGCGACACCACAGCGAACGATCACAGAGGACTCAAGGCCCATCACTACCAGCAACACCAGTCTTTGTGCCTGTTCCACCACCTCCTTTGTATCCGCCGCCTCCCCAtacacttcctcttcctccaggtgtTCCTCCCCCACAGTTCTCTCCTCAGTTTCCTCCTGGCCAGCCCCCACCTGCAGGATATAGTGTCCCTCCTCCAGGGTTTCCACCAGCTCCTGCCAATATGTCAACACCCTGGGTGTCATCAGGAGTTCAGACTGCCCATTCAAATACCATCCCTACAACACAAGCACCACCTTTGTCCAGGGAAGAATTCTATAGAGAGCAACGACGATTAAAGGAAGA ggaaaagaaaaagtccaagCTAGATGAGTTTACAAATGATTTTGCTAAGGAATTGATGGAATACAAAAAGATTCAAAAGGAGCGTAGGCGCTCATTTTCCAG gtctAAATCTCCCTATAGTGGTTCATCATATTCAAGAAGTTCATACACTTACTCAAAGTCAAGATCTGGCTCCACACGGTCCCGCTCTTACTCTCGATCCTTCAGCCGCTCTCACTCTCGTTCCTATTCACGATCACCTCCATaccccaggagaggcagaggcaagagccgAAATTACCGGTCACGGTCCAGATCTCATGGATATCACCGATCTAGGTCAAGGTCACCTCCATATAGACGTTATCATTCACGGTCAAGATCTCCTCAAGCATTTAGGGGACAGTCTCCCACTAAACGCAATGTACCTCAAGGTGAAACCGAGCGTGAGTATTTTAATAGATACAGAGAAGTTCCACCCCCTTACGACATCAAAGCCTATTATGGACGGAGTGTCGACTTTAGAGACCCATTTGAGAAAGAACGCTACCGGGAATGGGAGAGGAAATACCGAGAGTGGTATGAAAAGTACTACAAAGGATATGCTGTGGGGGCACAGCCTAGACCCTCAGCTAACAGAGAGGACTTCTCCCCAGAGAGACTTTTACCTCTTAATATCAGAAATTCTCCCTTCACAAGAGGGCGCAGAGAAGACTATGCTGCTGGACAAAGTCATAGAAATAGGAATCTAGCTGGCAACTATCCAGAAAAGCTTTCAACAAGAGATAGTCACAATCAGAAAGATAACACAAAATCAAAAGAGAAGGATAGTGAGACCATTCCAGGAGACAATAAAGGAAACAAGcataagaaacacagaaaacgaagaaagggggaggagagtgAGAGCTTCCTGAACCCCGAACTGTTAGAAACATCTAGGAAATCCAGAGAGTCATCAGGCGTTGACGACACTAAGACAGATACACTGTTTGTTCTCCCAAGTAGAGATGATGCTACACCTGTTAGGGATGAACCAATGGAGGCAGAATCAATCACTTTCAAATCAGTGTCtgaaaaagacaagagagaaaaagataagccaaaagttaaaagtgaCAAAACCAAACGGAAAAGTGACGGATCTGCTACAGCCAAGAAGGAAAGTGTTTTAAAACCTTCTAAAGGATCCCAAGAAAAAATAGATGGGGAGCGTGAAAAATCTCCACGGTCTGAACCTCCACTTAAAAAAGCCAAAGAGGAGGCTGCAAAGACTGACTCTGTAAAACCTTCATCATTGTCTCAGAAGGATGACAAGGTCACCGGAACGCCCAGAAAAGCCCACTCTAAGTCTGCAAAAGAACATCAGGAGACAAAGCCAGTCAAGGAGGAGAAGGTGAAAAGGGACAGTTCCAAAGACATCAAGTCAGAAAAGCCAGCCAGTAAAGATGAAAAAGccaagaaaactgagaaaaataagcTGCTTGATagcaagggagaaaaaagaaagagaaaaactgaagaaaagaatgtaGATAAAGATTTTGAGTCATCGTCAATGAAAATCTCTAAAGTAGAAGGAGCTGAAATAGTGAAACCATCACCAAAGCGCAAAATGGAAGGTGATGTTGAAAAGCTAGAAAGGACCCCAGAAAAGGACAAGATCACATCATCAACTGCCCCAGccaaaaaaatcaaacttaacagagaaactgGGAAAAAAATTGGAAGTGCAGAAAATACATCTACTACAAAAGAACCCTCTGAAAAAATGGAGTCAACATCTAGCAAGATTAAACAGGAAAAAGTCAAGGGAAAGGCCAAACGAAAAGTAGCTGGGACTGAAGGCTCCAGCTCCACGCTTGTGGATTATACCAG taCAAGCTCAACTGGAGGCAGTCCTGTGCGGAAAtctgaagaaaagacagatacaAAGAGAACAGTCATTAAAACTATGGAGGAATATAATAATGATAACACAGCTCCTGCTGAAGATGTTATAATTATGATCCAGGTTCCTCAGTCCAAATGGgataaagatgactttgaatcTGAAGAAGAAGATGTTAAATCCACACATCCTATACAGAGTGTAGGGAAACCATCTAGTATTATAAAAAATGTTACTACTAGGCCCTCAGCTGCAACCAAGTACACTGAGAAAGAAAGTGAGCAGTCAGAGAAAATTCAGAAGCTCACCAAGGAGGTGAGCCATGAAATGACACAACATGAGGTCAAAAGCTCAAAAGGCTCTGCGTCCAGTGAAAAAGGGAGAACCAAAGACCGGGACCACTCGGCGGTATTAGAGAAGGAAATCCCTGACAAGAGGAAGAGCAGCACCCAGCCAGAGAAGGAGAGCACTGTGGACCGTCTGAGTGAACAGGGAAATTGTAAGAATCTGTCTCAGTCTTCTAAAGAgaccaggacttcagataagcatGAATCCATTCGTGGTTCCTCAAATAAGGACTTCACTCCTGGTAGAGATAAGAAAGTGGACTATGACAACAGAGAATATTCCAGTTCCAAGCGAAGAGATGAGAGAAATGAGCTAGCAAGAAGGAAGGACTCTCCTCCTCGGAGTAAAGATTCTTCATCTGGACAGAAAAGTAAgccaagggaggagagagattTGCCTAAAAAGGGGACAGAGTCCAAAAAAAGCAGTTCTAGTCCCCCAAGAGACAAAAAGTCTCATGATCATAAAACCCCCTGTGATACGAAACGCTCATGTGAAGAGACAAAGTCTGTAGATAAAACCTCTGTCAAGGAACGGGAGAAGCATGCTGCTGAGGCTCGAAATGGGAAAGAGTCCAGCTGCAGCAAGTTGCCATATATTCCGAACCCTCCAGATCCCACTCCAGCTGAGAAAGAGCTGGTTGTCGGACAGGTTGATAAGAACACCATCAAGCCAAAACCTCAGTTCAGTCATTCCTCTCGACTTTCCTCTGATCTAACTAGAGAGACCGATGAGGCTGCTTTTGAACCAGACTATAATGAGAGTGACAGTGAGAGTAATATGTCTgtgaaggaagaggaggctgtCTCCAGTGTCTCCAAGGACTTGaaagagaaagcagcagagaaagcaaaggagagcTTGACTATAGcagtggccagccagccaggtGCAGACAGGAGCCAGAGTCAGAGTAGCCCCAGTGTTAGTCCAAGTAGAAGTCACAGCCCTTCCGGTAGCCAGACCCGAAGCCACAGCAGCAGTGCCAGCTCAGCAGGAAGCCAAGacagcaagaagaagaagaagaagaaagaaaagaagaagcacaAGAAGCATAAAAAGCACAAGAAGCATAAGAAGCATGCAGGTGCGGATGGGGACGCCGAGAAGagccagaaacacaaacacaagaagaAGAAGGCAAAGAAGAGCAAGGACAAGGAGAAAGATGACCAAAAAGCGAAATCTGTCACTGTGTGA